Within the Saccharomonospora amisosensis genome, the region CGGGACGTGGTGACCAGGGAACCGGTCGCGGTGCTCAACATCTCGTGCTGGCGAGGCGAGCTTCCCGCCGCCGTGGGTGCTTGGCTCGGCAACGCCGCCAAGATGACACAGCGGACCCTGCGACTGCGCGCCAAGGACGACGGCGCCGAACTGATGGCCGCCTTCAACCACGCCAGGTCGCGCTCGAGCGCGGCACTCGCGGCCGTGGATCCCGCTGGCCGGGTGGTGCTCGCCGACGACACGGCGGGCGTGCTGCTCGGCATCCCGGGCTCCACACCGGCGCCCGATCCCGCGGTGCGGTGGAAACCGGAACTGCCGGAGTTCATCCGGGCCTCCCAATATGCCGCCAAGCAAGCGGCGCGCAATCCGGATTGGGTGGGCTCGACGCAGATCTTCACCCGGCTCGCCAACGAACCGACGTCGATCAGCTTCAAGCCGGTGTTCCTGTCCGGGCACCTGGTTGGCAACGTCGTCTCCTTCGGCGTGTCCGAAGGGGACCCGTTGCCTCGGCCGAGCGGGGACGGTCCACTTCGCATGCAGCCGCGTCGTATGGTCGCCACGCGTGAGAATCGCATGGTGCTGCTACGGCTGCCTGAGGTCTCCTTCGCTCAGTCGGACGGCAACGACGTGTGGCTGTCCACCGACCAGGGACGGCTACGATCCGCATCGCCAGGCCTCGACAGGCTCGAAGCCGAGCTGAGCGATTCCGGCTTCCTGCGGGTGCACCGCCAGTACGTGGTAAACCTCAGCCGTATCCAGGAGGTCGAGCGTCGGTTCAAGGGCGAGTTGTTCCTGGTGATGGATGACCAGGCAAAGACGATGGTGCCGGTTTCCCGGCGAAACGCCGCGGCCGTGCGCCGAGCACTGGAGATCTGACCTCGACAACCCACCACGGCCGAGGCTCATTCCGCTTACTGCCCGCGGCCGGGTAGCCGCGGTTGGTAGGGTTTCAGCCCCGATACCGGTGTACGTCGCAGACGCAGTACATGAGACGGCAGCTGAAGCATGCGGGCTTGTCGACGCACGTGATACATGGCCCACAGTGCACCGGTTCGGTGTGACGCGCGACATCGGCAGGCTCGTAGTCCTCCCCGCAGTACAGGCAAGACAGACGCTCAAGTCCGTTGTCCTGCTTGGGCACCGACGACTGGTTCATCACATCACCTTCTGTGGTTCCAGGGTGGGGCTGCGACTCCCGCCACTGGCCGGAGTACGGGGATTCCGCCGTGGACTGGCACCGGACCGGTGGTCGAGGCGTCGGCAAGACACCTCGACCACCAGTCCCGTGAAAAGGAAACCGCCAGGAAGTTACCTCGGGTCTCGCGTCAGTACCACGTCAGTGCCATGTCAGTGGTACTTCCCGCTCACAGGGAGAACGTGATCAGCGAGGCACCGTGACCCTGACCTGACAGGCCGGGGACAATACCTTCGAGCCAGCCGCCCCAGCCGACCGGCACCGAGATGTACTGCTTGCCATCGATGCTGTAGGTACTGGGGCTGCTGTGGTGACCGCTGCCGCACTGGAAACTCCAGAGCTTCTCTCCGGTCTCGGCGTGCAGCGCCATGAACTCACCCGCGGGCGTGCCCGCGAACACCAGGTTCCCCGCGGTGCTGAGAGTCGACGCGGCCATCGGCATGTTGTTGAGCCGGTGCCGCCACTTCTCCTCGCCATGGGAGTCGAACGCACTCACCGACCCGGCCATGTTGTCGATGTCGACCTCGACCGCGGCACCCCAGTAGGGCATGCCTTCCTTGAACTCGCGGCGACGCCGGGTGGCAGTGGCACCCACATCGGCCACCGGAACGTAGAACAGATCGTGTTCCGGGTTGTACGACGCGTGCGTCCACTCCTTCGCACCGGCGGGGCCGGGGAAGAAGTGGCAGGGCTCGCCTTCCTTGTCCGGGTACTTCCGCGGGGTCACCTTGCCGTCGCGGGTGATGACGCCCCAGTCGATCCGGTCGACGAACGGCGTGACGTGCTGCAGCTCGCCGTTGGTGCGGTCAAGCACGAACATGTACCCGTTCTTGTCGAAGTGGGCCAGCAGCTTCTTGCCGTCCCGCTCGAACAGGGTCATCTCCATGGTGGAGTCGTAGTCCCACAGATCGTGGGGGGTGAACTGGTAGTGCCACTTGATCTCGCCGGTGTCGACGTCCAGCGCGACCACGCTGTCGGTGTAGAGGTTGTCCCCCTCACGGACCTCGCCGTCGAAGTCGGGAGCCGGGTTCCCGGTGCCGGCGTAGTAAAGGTTCAACTCCGGGTCGTAGGTTCCGGTGACCCAGTGGTTCGCGCCACCGCGCTGCCAGGCCTCACCATCGGCGGGCCAGGTCTCCGAGCCGGGCTCACCTGGCTTCGGCACGGTGTAGGTGCGCCATCGCTGCTCGCCGGTCTCCAGATCCCAGCAGTCGATGTGACCGCGGACGCCGTACTCTCCACCGGCGGAACCTGTGATGATGGTGTCCTTGATGACCAGCGGAGCGAGCGAAGCGCTCTCGCCCGCCCGCACGTCACCGATGGTCTTCTGCCAGACCTTCTCGCCGTTGGTGGCATCGAGCGCCACCAGCTGGGCGTTCTGGGTCACCATGTAGACCTTGCCGTTGGCCACCGCACAGCCGCGGTTGACGTTGGCGCAACACAGCGTCACGTCGAACGGGATCGCGTGCTTGTACCGCCACAGCTGCTCGCCGGTCTTCGCATCGAGCGCCCAGAGCCAGCCGTCCCAGCCGGTGACGAACATGACGCCGTCGACGACCAGTGGGCAGGCCTCGAACGCGTAGGTCGAGGTGGAGGCGATCATACCGGTGGCGCTCGCCTGGTGAATCCAGGCGACCTTCAGGTTCTTGACGTTGTCGACGTTGACCTGGTCGAGCAAGCTGTGCCGCTTGCCGTCGTAGTCGCCGTAGTACGTGATCCAGTTGTGCGATTCGCTTCGTGCCTGGAGGATGCGCTCGTAGTTGATACCGCGCGTCACGTCCGGAGCACGGTGCGGCAGGTTGGAAAGCTTGCTGTGGTTGAACGCCTCGCCGGCGTCGACGTATTCGACGGTCATGGTGGGTTTCCCCTTTCTACGGCCGCGGCTGCGCGGGTCGGTCGAGTTTGGCCTCCGGCGGCACTTCGCCACCCACGACGATGGCACCGGTAAGTCCCCTGCCCTCGTCGTTGCCTGCCGGCGACCCGTACCAGTAGCAGCCGGGACCGTCCAGCTCGAGAGTCGCGCGGCCCTTCGAGTGGTTCAACAGACCGATGAACTGCCTTTCACCGTTACTGGGCAGCAGGCAGGCGTGGGTGTTCTTGTCGTCATTGATGATCGTCAGCTCGACCTTCCCGCCGTGTGGCAGGATCAGGATCGCCGGGTCCCACGCCATCGCGTCCTCCGGGATGCGGATGGTCGCTTCCATCGTCCCGTCAGCCCGCTCGGTTGCCTTGCCGATTGAGCCGGTACCGAGCACGGCACCGATGGTTGCCCTGTTCTGTCCGGCGAGCTCGGCCAGGAGCTCCTCTCGTTCCTGGGCAGCCGTCATCGGACTTCACCTCCTCGTCAGCAATAGCTGAACATTCTGAAAGATTTCGCGGAACACATCACCCAAAACGAAATCGTCGTCGTAACGACAACGAAATCGGATACCCTCCAAAACGCTACGCACAACCGAACTTTTCCGTAGCGCACCAATTACAGGTGCCAATCAGTCTCAGATTTTCACTGC harbors:
- a CDS encoding DNA-binding protein, encoding MAQVRRLDATSRSDGEATVYGAWERFVRGEDDLRGVRPEIAISWQRCRDQYRVDPNLIEAPVAVAKVDHALEHDVVIAELGFRAASLEHEVSNLGGILTITDASGRILAQWGDQATRAVAAKANLAPWFCWAEGATGTNGMGTALMSYTPVLIRRTEHWCQAFHDWTCAGVAVRDVVTREPVAVLNISCWRGELPAAVGAWLGNAAKMTQRTLRLRAKDDGAELMAAFNHARSRSSAALAAVDPAGRVVLADDTAGVLLGIPGSTPAPDPAVRWKPELPEFIRASQYAAKQAARNPDWVGSTQIFTRLANEPTSISFKPVFLSGHLVGNVVSFGVSEGDPLPRPSGDGPLRMQPRRMVATRENRMVLLRLPEVSFAQSDGNDVWLSTDQGRLRSASPGLDRLEAELSDSGFLRVHRQYVVNLSRIQEVERRFKGELFLVMDDQAKTMVPVSRRNAAAVRRALEI
- a CDS encoding PQQ-dependent dehydrogenase, methanol/ethanol family, giving the protein MTVEYVDAGEAFNHSKLSNLPHRAPDVTRGINYERILQARSESHNWITYYGDYDGKRHSLLDQVNVDNVKNLKVAWIHQASATGMIASTSTYAFEACPLVVDGVMFVTGWDGWLWALDAKTGEQLWRYKHAIPFDVTLCCANVNRGCAVANGKVYMVTQNAQLVALDATNGEKVWQKTIGDVRAGESASLAPLVIKDTIITGSAGGEYGVRGHIDCWDLETGEQRWRTYTVPKPGEPGSETWPADGEAWQRGGANHWVTGTYDPELNLYYAGTGNPAPDFDGEVREGDNLYTDSVVALDVDTGEIKWHYQFTPHDLWDYDSTMEMTLFERDGKKLLAHFDKNGYMFVLDRTNGELQHVTPFVDRIDWGVITRDGKVTPRKYPDKEGEPCHFFPGPAGAKEWTHASYNPEHDLFYVPVADVGATATRRRREFKEGMPYWGAAVEVDIDNMAGSVSAFDSHGEEKWRHRLNNMPMAASTLSTAGNLVFAGTPAGEFMALHAETGEKLWSFQCGSGHHSSPSTYSIDGKQYISVPVGWGGWLEGIVPGLSGQGHGASLITFSL
- a CDS encoding MSMEG_3727 family PQQ-associated protein; the encoded protein is MTAAQEREELLAELAGQNRATIGAVLGTGSIGKATERADGTMEATIRIPEDAMAWDPAILILPHGGKVELTIINDDKNTHACLLPSNGERQFIGLLNHSKGRATLELDGPGCYWYGSPAGNDEGRGLTGAIVVGGEVPPEAKLDRPAQPRP